CACCTCGTCGGCGGGCGAGATCGGCCTGCCCTGGGTGGCCACGATCACATCCTCGGGGTCATCCAGCCGGGTGTAGTTCACCAGGCCCTCGGCCATGCCGAACACCTGCTGGAGCGTGCAGCCCAGCGTGGGGCGCACACGCCGCGCGGCCTCGTAGCTCAGCTTCGCGCCGCCCACCTGCAGCACCTGCAGGCTGGAGAGGTCGTGGCGGCTGCTGGGCGCGGCATCCAGCCAGACCATGGCCAGCGGCGGCACCAGCGCGGTGATCGTCACGCGCTCGCGCTCGATCAGCGGGAAGGCCACATCGGGGCTGGGGAAGGGCGACATGACCACGCGCCCGCCCGCGTAGAGCACGCCCAGCGTGCCCGGCGAGCTGAGCGTGAAGTTGTGGGCGGCGGGCAGCGCGCACAGGTAGGTGCTGCGCTCATCCAGCTGGCAGATCTCGGCGCTGCCGCGCAGGCTGTAGATGTACTCGTCGTGGGTGCGCGGGATGAGCTTGGGCAGGCCGGTGCTGCCGCCCGAGAGCTGGAAGAAGGCCATGTCGCCCGGCCCTGGCTCGGGCAGCGCCACAGGCGCGGCGCGCAGCGCATCCAGCGGCGTGAACGCGCCCGCGTCGCCCTGGGCCACCACCACGTGGCGCAGGCTGGGGGCCTGGGCCTGCACCTGGGCCGCCAGCGCGCGGTAGTCGAAGCCCGCGAAGCTCTGGGGGATGATGTAGGCCACGGCCTCGGTCAGCTGGCAGAAGTAGCCGATCTCGGCGCTGCGGTGGGCGGGCAGCGCGAACACCGGCAGCGCGCCCAGCCGGAACAGCGCGAAGATCACCTCGAACAGCTCGGCGATGTTTGGCAGCTGCACCACCACACGATCCTGCGGGCGGATGCCCAGGGCGTGGAAACCGGCGGCCAGCGCATCGGCCCGCGCATCCAGCTCGCGGTAGCTCCAGCGGCGCTCGCCACACACCAGCGCCTCGCGGTCGCCGTGGCGCTCGGCGCGCTCACGCAGCATCGCGCCAAACGTCTCGCCGCGCCAGTAGCCCTCGTCGAGGTAGCGCGCGGCCACATCCTCGGGCCACGGCACCACCCCCGGCAGCGGGGGCCATGCGCGCACCTGTCGCTCGCTCATAGATCCTTTGCCTCCTGGCCCAGGCCCATAGCCTGGAGCATGGTGCGAAACTTGGCGGATGTCTCGGCCAGCTCGGCCTCGGGGCGCGAGCCAGGCACGATCCCGCCGCCCGCAAACAGCCGGACGGCGCGCTCGGCCACCTCGGCGCAGCGCAGCGTCACCACCCACTCGCCATCGCCCTCGGCGTCGCACCAGCCGACCACGCCGCTGTAGAAGCCACGGTCGAACGGCTCGATGCTGCGGATGGCCTCGCGGGCCTGCGCGGTGGGCGTGCCGCACACCGCCGGGGTGGGGTGCAGCGCCAGCGCCAGCGTCAGCGAGCTGATCGCGGGGTCCAGCAGCTCGCCGGTGACGCGGGTGGAGAGGTGCCACATGGTGGGCGTGCTGATCAGCGACGGCTCGGCGGGCACATCCAGCGTGCGGCAAAACGGGCGCAGCGCGGCGGCCACCGCCTCCACCACCACCGCGTGCTCGCGGCGGTCCTTGGCCGAGGCCAGCAGCGCGGCGGCGCGGCGCTTGTCCTCGGCCTGGTCGGGGCTGCGCGCCGCCGACCCGGCCAGCGGGTTGGAGATGACCTGGGTGCCGCTGCGGGCCACCAGCAGCTCGGGGCTAGCGCCCACCATCGTGCAGCGCTGGCCACGCCCGCCGCCCGTCTCGGCGGCGAAGGTGTAGCTGCCGGGGTTGCGCTGGGCTAGGTTGCGCAGCAGCTGGTGCACATCCACAGCCTCGGGCGACTCCAGCTCCAGCGTGCGGGCCAGCACGATCTTGCGCACCTCGCCCGCCGCCATGATCGCCAGCGCACGCTCGACATTGCGCATATGCTCGGCTGGCTCGGGCACCGAGCGGGCGGCGTAGGATGTGAGCACCGGGCGCTGGGGCGCGTGCTCCAGCGGCAGCCGCAGCGGCCCGCCGCGCAGCACCTGGGCGGGAATGCGCAGCCGCGCCTGCTGGGCCGAGTCGAAGGGCACCGCGCCCACCGCCACCGGCGGCTCGCCCGCCAGCCCCAGCGCATTGCCCAGCGCGCTCGCCACCACATCGGGCAAGTTCAGCCCAGCGGGGCAGCGGATCTCGGCGCAGCTGCCCTGGGCCAGCATGGTGTGGCGGGCGGTCGAGAAGAAAAATGACTCGCCAGGCCTATACTCGTCAAGCAGCTCGGCGGCATAGACCGCCGGGGCCGCGTCGCATTCGTTTATCACAGGCGCACTCCTTCGCATTCAGCGTACAGACAAGGTACAGGCCAAGGATACCGCAGAAAGCGCGGGCTGCGGCTACAGGCAGCCCAACGTCGCCCCGCCATCCACCCGCAGGTCGTGCATGGTGATATGGCGCGCCCGCTCGGATGCCAGAAACACCACCGCCTCGGCCACATCCTCCGGCGCGGCGATCCGGCCCAGCGGGATGCCCACGCGGTAGGCCTCGGGCGCGCCCGCGATGGTGGCGGCGGCCCCGCGCTCGTCGCGCCAGAGCTGGCGCTGCATGGCCGTGTCGGTCGAGCCAGGCGACACCAGATTGCAGCGGATGCCGTGTACGGCCAGCTCCAGCCCCATGGTCTTCACCAGCATGGCCGTGGCGGCCTTGGATGCGGCGTAGGCGGCCATGCCCACCCGTGGCACGCTGGCCGCGTTCGAGCCAACCGTGACGATGCAGCCGCCGCCGCGCGCCAGCATGCGCCGCCCCACCGACTGCGACATGAACAGCACCCCGCTGGTGTTCACCGCGAAGGTCGCGTGCCAGTCGGCCTCGTCCACATCCAGCGCCGCGCCCATGCGCAGCACCCCGGCCACGTTGGCCAGCACGCCGATCGGCCCCAGCGCGGCCTCGGCCTCGGCCACGGCGGCCTCGGCGGCGCGGCGGTCGGCCACGTCGGCGGCCAGCGCCAGGGCGCGGTGCCCCTCGGCGCGCAGCGCGGCGGCCACGGCCTGCGCGCCCTCGGCCTGCCGGTCGAGCGCGGCCACGGCCATGCCCTCGCGGGCCAAGGCCCAGGCCACCGCCGCCCCGATCCCCTGCGCCGCGCCCGTCACCAGCGCCACCTGCTCAGAACCCATGGTCTGTTCTCTTCCTTACGCCATAGCCGCCCGCCTGGGATGCTTCGGCACAGCAAATTTCTGCGGTATCTATAGAGTACTGCACATAGGGCAAAAATTCATTATGTTAATATCTGCATCAAATCGGTATTAGACTATACTAATAACCACTATTTGTCAAGTTTTTTCTAGTTAAATTGTTTGTGTTTAAAACAAAGATCTGAGGCATTCCAATGCCATGTATGCCAGCACGCCGCCTTCTTGGATATGAAACCCAAAAAATAAAAAACGCCGCCCCGCATCCAGTTCAGGAGACAGGGCGGCGCAAAGACAAATCGGCAGATCTAGCCAAGCCCCAGCAGCCGGATGATGATCGGCGCGATCAGCGCCGTCACCGCGCCGTTCAGGCCCATGGCCAGGCCCGAGAACGCGCCCATCTCGGCGTGGATCTGGAAGGCCCGCGCCGTGCCCACGCCGTGGGCGGCCAGCCCCATCGCAAAGCCGCGCACCGGGTGCTCCTTCACGCCGATCAGGTTCAGCACCTCGTTCGCGATCGCCCCGCCTATGATGCCGGTGAGGATAACGAACACCGCCGTTAGGGCTGGCAGCCCACCGATCTGCTCGGCCACACCCATGGCTATGGGCGTCGTCACCGACTTGGGCGCGAACGACAGCACGGTGACGCTGGATGCGCCAAACAGCCGCGCGCACAGGCACGCTACCGCAATCGCCGAGGCCGAGCCGATCAGCAACGCGCCCACGATCGGCAGCATCAGCCGCCGCAGCATGGCGCGCTGCTCGTAGAGCGGTATGGCCAGCGCCACCGTGGCCGGGCCAAGCAGAAAGTGGATGAACTGCGCGCCGTCGAAGTAGGCCTTGTACTCGGTGTGGGTCAGCAGCAGCAGGCCCACCAGCATCAGGATCGAGGCGATCACCGGGTGGATGAGCGGGAAGCTGCGCGATCTGGCGTAGAGCCAGCTGGCGAACTGATACACCAGCAGCGTCACCGTCAGCCAGAACAGCGGGGCCTGGGCCAGATAGACCCACACGCCGGTCATGCGGTCGTTCATGCTACGCCTCCTCGCCCAGCGCGCCCGGCGTCAGCCAGCGCATCAGGAAACGCATGCTCAGCGCGGTGATCACGATCGTAACCACGGTGCTGACCACCAGGGTGAGCAGGATGGCCAGCCACTCGCGCTGCAGCAGCCCGAACTGCACCATGATGCCCACGCCCACGGGCACGTACAGCAGCGAGAGGTTCTGGATGAGGCCGCCCGCCGCGCGGGTGAGCGAGGCCGGGGCCGAGCCGCGCACAAACAGCGCCGCCACCAGCAGCAGCATGCCGATGACCGGGCCAGGTATGGGCAGGCCGAGCGTGCGGCTTATGACTTCGCCGAGCAGCTGGAAAATAAGCAGTGCCGTGATCGATTTGAGCATTGATTTTCGCCTTCTGATACAGCACGCGCCGTGGCGAACTGATATCGCCACGACGCGAGAAACAGCCATGGCACGCGCTTGCTGCGCCCGCCATAGATCAACAGGATGTCGCTGCTACTATACCAGATCTGCCCCGCGCAGGTGCCACATCTCGGGCCGCTGCGCTCTCAACACACAGGAGAGCTTTCACCACAAAGACACCAAAGAGTACAAAAAACCCATACCACGAAGACACGAAGGCACGACGTTTTTTACCACCAAGACACCAAGCACCACAAGAAAGGGCCAGAAGCCAGCCCCGCCCAGCCGACCCATGCGGCGAAGGTGCCGCTTGTGTTTTGATGGTCATATGCCCAAACACCAGCCACCAGTTTGCAGCACAGGAACACTCAAAATTGGAGGTTCCAAGGGGGTCACGCCGCTCAGCA
This portion of the Chloroflexia bacterium SDU3-3 genome encodes:
- the dhbC gene encoding isochorismate synthase DhbC; the protein is MRRSAPVINECDAAPAVYAAELLDEYRPGESFFFSTARHTMLAQGSCAEIRCPAGLNLPDVVASALGNALGLAGEPPVAVGAVPFDSAQQARLRIPAQVLRGGPLRLPLEHAPQRPVLTSYAARSVPEPAEHMRNVERALAIMAAGEVRKIVLARTLELESPEAVDVHQLLRNLAQRNPGSYTFAAETGGGRGQRCTMVGASPELLVARSGTQVISNPLAGSAARSPDQAEDKRRAAALLASAKDRREHAVVVEAVAAALRPFCRTLDVPAEPSLISTPTMWHLSTRVTGELLDPAISSLTLALALHPTPAVCGTPTAQAREAIRSIEPFDRGFYSGVVGWCDAEGDGEWVVTLRCAEVAERAVRLFAGGGIVPGSRPEAELAETSAKFRTMLQAMGLGQEAKDL
- a CDS encoding LrgB family protein, which produces MNDRMTGVWVYLAQAPLFWLTVTLLVYQFASWLYARSRSFPLIHPVIASILMLVGLLLLTHTEYKAYFDGAQFIHFLLGPATVALAIPLYEQRAMLRRLMLPIVGALLIGSASAIAVACLCARLFGASSVTVLSFAPKSVTTPIAMGVAEQIGGLPALTAVFVILTGIIGGAIANEVLNLIGVKEHPVRGFAMGLAAHGVGTARAFQIHAEMGAFSGLAMGLNGAVTALIAPIIIRLLGLG
- a CDS encoding 2,3-dihydro-2,3-dihydroxybenzoate dehydrogenase — its product is MGSEQVALVTGAAQGIGAAVAWALAREGMAVAALDRQAEGAQAVAAALRAEGHRALALAADVADRRAAEAAVAEAEAALGPIGVLANVAGVLRMGAALDVDEADWHATFAVNTSGVLFMSQSVGRRMLARGGGCIVTVGSNAASVPRVGMAAYAASKAATAMLVKTMGLELAVHGIRCNLVSPGSTDTAMQRQLWRDERGAAATIAGAPEAYRVGIPLGRIAAPEDVAEAVVFLASERARHITMHDLRVDGGATLGCL
- a CDS encoding (2,3-dihydroxybenzoyl)adenylate synthase → MSERQVRAWPPLPGVVPWPEDVAARYLDEGYWRGETFGAMLRERAERHGDREALVCGERRWSYRELDARADALAAGFHALGIRPQDRVVVQLPNIAELFEVIFALFRLGALPVFALPAHRSAEIGYFCQLTEAVAYIIPQSFAGFDYRALAAQVQAQAPSLRHVVVAQGDAGAFTPLDALRAAPVALPEPGPGDMAFFQLSGGSTGLPKLIPRTHDEYIYSLRGSAEICQLDERSTYLCALPAAHNFTLSSPGTLGVLYAGGRVVMSPFPSPDVAFPLIERERVTITALVPPLAMVWLDAAPSSRHDLSSLQVLQVGGAKLSYEAARRVRPTLGCTLQQVFGMAEGLVNYTRLDDPEDVIVATQGRPISPADEVLVVDDAGQPVPQGAAGHLLTRGPYTIRGYYKADAHNAEAFTPDGFYRTGDIVQLTPEGNLVVEGRAKDQINRGGDKIAAEEVENHLLAHPAIHDVAVVSVPDPFLGERTCAFVITRGQPPRPAELGRFLRERGLAAFKVPDKFAFVESFPATGVGKTSKKDLRRLLAERAAAPTAPPS
- a CDS encoding CidA/LrgA family protein encodes the protein MLKSITALLIFQLLGEVISRTLGLPIPGPVIGMLLLVAALFVRGSAPASLTRAAGGLIQNLSLLYVPVGVGIMVQFGLLQREWLAILLTLVVSTVVTIVITALSMRFLMRWLTPGALGEEA